The DNA region CACCTTGACCAAAAATAACTTGATATTGACATATTAAAACCTATTATGATTCTGACTGCACTAAAAATGTTCTTTATCGTTAATTTCATCTCGATTATTTATTAACTCggaagaagtggtttacattaAGTGACGAAACTTCAGAGATAcagttttctactcattgggatatcacaaaTAGTGTATTTACTACTACATttcgtttgtttgaatctttttcTGTATTTTAGTGTATTTGCTTCATTACATTGATTAGGTTGATATTTCACAAATGTGTGTATTGGAGTTTATTAATCGACCAGAGAAACCTCTATATCACTTGGAACATTTTATAGAAGGAACTTATCGAAAGTATAATTCAAATTCAGGATTTGTAGATGATTTATCACGAAACACTCCTCAGGTGAATTACTCGTTCATTTTCTTGGTTTTtcgattgttttttttaattgaaaGACTGAACATTTCGATACTGTCTCCGGTGTGTGTGCATCTATGTGTGTTGACTTGTTTACAAGAGAAAAGGGAAAAGATTAATACAGTTAAAACTGTTGtagttaaattcacttggtattgtttgcttgaatcttcccattgatgtttaggactgcaattgatcaatctcttggcATATGTACACCCcgtgcggattacctcgatattaccttaagtcacaagcattataattaGTGTACAATCTCAATTCCAACATCAAAATATACTTTATACTGTATTACTCTTTAAGGAAGTTTCATAACatcaatttaaacaaaataagcaCTTCTTTTCGAAGAATAACTCTAGAGAAAagcaaatatttttttcataggATTCGAAGTATGCTTTAAGTGTGTTGTCCCACGGAATGGTTTCAAAAGAAGAACGTTAATTGTTTTTAATCACGGCCATGTCGGAAGTTGATACTTTTCACTGATAgtagttcatgatctcaacaatgcTGCAAAGTGCAAGCTCCGTTATTTAGTCTCCGATCACCAAAAACACTATCCTCTGTGCTTAAACATTCAACTCACACATCTAAGTTGCCAGCAAGTACCGTAACACCTGTTGAGCACACTTTGTTGGAAATCAGTTGGTAAAAATTTTATCTGCGCTCTAATCTGATGAAGGGAGAGCGAAGATAACACAAACACGTTGCATGCCAAACATTTATCTCTTACTCTGATTGAATATTACATACAACGTGGTTCCCGAACCAACTGATGGGAAACTAGTTAACAGTACTTTACTTGAATGCTCAATACAGATCTCTGAGATATAACAGTTATTGAGGGATGTAATCTCTAGATGATGCATGTGGTTTTCAAAACAGCTGTGAAAGTTGTTCAGATGGACCATAAATTTCGATGAAGATCTATTAGATCACTGGAAGAATATGGATAAACTGCATGAAACTAAAACGACGTTAAGATCTTATTTTATGACGTTTTTTCATTGGAGTTGTAGATTGATAATTTAGGTACTAGAGGTAATCAGTTATTAAGTGGAAATTCTGAACTCGTACAAGTGACTGGAATGAATAAATCTACTGTTTAGTATCATGTTAAAATTTAACCAATTAATCTAATAATCATTTCTGTATACAATTCTGTATATGATCACCAGATTGTATTTTAATAATCACAAAATGTTTGtgcaaataaatttttttcttccATGTCCACATATTTTGCATGTATTCTTTAGGCTTTTAGTCACTTCACCTTTGAACGAAGTGGTCATCGTTTAATTGTAGTTGATATACAAGGTGTTGGTAATCTATGGACAGACCCTCAAATTCATACATTCGATGGTAAATCTTATGGAGATGGAAATCTGGGGATTCGTGGAATGGCTTTATTTTTTTATACACATCGATGCAATCCATTATGTTTAGCTCTATCACTAAGCGCTTTTGATTTACCAATAAATGAAAAACTATCTACACCATTTAGTCAATTATCTATGGAAGCAGCGGATAATCAGACTGAAAATACAAATGGgatcagtgataataataatgtaagttGAAGAATAACTCACTAATTCTCATTCCAAATGGATATCTTGCTGTAGATCTTGAGTTCTAGTTGTTTCTTCATAGATATCCTTTCGTTCCATGTTTTCGAATAATCTTCTTTAATGTTTAATACTTCTTATCATTGCTACCAAAATCATTTCCATTGCTTCAACATTCATTATACTAATTTTATCTCATGCCGATTTGATATAGCAACTTGGGCTAATGCACATATGTCCCAGACTCTATGTTGATTATGAATGACTGATTGAATGGATGTATCAATTGAAGAACTATTGGTTTGGTAATCAGAAAAcactgaacagttgttttatCCGTTTCAGGATCTCTCAGTAGTACGTACCATTTATGGAATTGGACAATGGTACTAAAATTCTCATGGTGAATCATCATTTTCTTCATGATTACTGTTGTGAATATGCGAATACTAGAATTGTTTGGACTTTCGAAACTACCTCACGGACTATTATTGCTTATATTTTTTATCAAGTAATTATTAGATAATCGGACTATTGTATTTTTGTCCTTGGTATAGTGAGCTTCCGTTAGACCTATCGACTACTGTTATACTTATTAtcttttaattatcattaattaactATGAATCTTTTGCTCCGTTCCCTACCATCTATTGTGTGATTGTGTGTAGAGggttattttttatttggaGTGCATTGCAGTGTGATAATTCATGTGCATAAACCAATAAGTATCTGAAATAAAAATACTAGGTGCTTGAAATATGGATAATAGAAACTCCTTTGGCATGTTCTGTTACTCAGGACTACAGGAAGAAAGTGTTATGATGGGCGCTGTCTGAAATCTAATACTGATACACGACGTGTTATACGCTAGCCTCCCACCAACTAACTACTTGAGCAAAAACACAAAAGTGGATGCTAGAGTATATTGGGCTACCGAATAATATGCACTGACTgagatatatatttacttatctCTACCCCTTAACAATCCATATGCACTTGCCCGTGAGGTCGTTTCAGATTGTcagcgtcggtgagagcagttctgctctatgcttgtgaaacctggcctctccgagttgaggatgttagacggctctctgtgtttgatcgtcgttgtctccgaaggattgctgacatccagtggcaacaccatttCAGTAATGCAggggttcggcatcgtgtgttcgggcacagggACGATAATCCGATTGGTGTCaacatcttgaaacatcgacttcggtggcttggacatgttctacgaatatcgtcccagagaattccacgtatGCATTATTTCCCGACCctgagactggttggaaaaagcggagaggtggtcagtgtatgacgtggtgtcggggtatgaaagaaagctgcaaaggtccttcacgactccctggttggggtccgagagatggtgctacacagtggctagagacgttatcagatatggctcagaatagaagccagtggcgatcctgctgtaaccttcttttaccttcttcataaaaagtggttgtatcttccttaacttaAGGATTTCTTCTGGCtgtaccttttcgtttcccccattattattattgttattattattattatcacaccaccttacactaatctctggtcgttattgttcctcttttttttccttttacgctccttacctttttctctccccattctcattgttttgtgtggcgcatatatatatttggtgcccccttgttccaatatttatgtgttcaaataaataaataataaatagatgtATTCACTCTTCATTTTTCGATCTTAAATTCCGGTATCTGTTCATGCATATCTTTCCACTCTTTCTTTTCAAACAATCTTTACAGTTCTTAGTCTTTCTTTTTATCACCACCACCTTATTTCGATCtcttttatcattttcatttagTCGTGCTAATATAGTTTGACTTGGACCAAATCATTTATGCCAGATTAGGGATCGAAGATACGACTCTAGAAGGAAATATAAATTGATGAAATAAACAGAttatgaagaatttagaagaTCGAGATTTAAGGAAAGGCGAAAAGTAAATGCAACTGAGCCATtgcgaacgattttgagccatgtcacccaactTCTAACAATTAGTTACATCAACCAGATGGTCTTCCCCTACCTACGTGACTCACTCTATTAGTTTATCTTCATGAACTGATACTATGTCTTGGTTTAGCCCGTTCtacctttcttccaacttactcctaCACCAGTCATCATCGTGTGTGCGTGGTAATCTGTGGATAGACATGCGTAATACGTATTCTCACAATCTTAATCGTTAAATATTGACTAACTCATCAATTTATTGGCCACGCTTACCTAGTACACCGCACCACACGACAAAGATGACGCGAATTCAGGTATATGGTTTTGTACTTAATAATTAATCAGTTGTATCAAATTTTAACTTCTATCAATAAAATCTCTAAGTCGGCTGTTCAATATAGTCTTGAATGCATTCAATTCTAATTTTCCTAACTATATGTGTTTTATCATTCTTGGTATTTCATTCTTTTGTAATCTCTTTTTCTTTACTTTTCTTGTACTTTCATTTGTGTTTTTACCATCTATCTTCTGTAACATCATTTCTCACCCTTTTTAAATTTCCCATCTGTTGAGCTTTCACttattttactgaaataaaaCGTGATAATTTCCGCTTATTTTCTATGCCTTGAGTTAATTCTACTTGTATTTTCTAACAAAAATTTTAATGCTGACATATTCGATATTCTAAATAGTATAGTTCAATGTGTGTTGAGGTTAAAAGTCTCAAACAAATCTACCGAAATTGTAATACTAAAATTGATCAGTTCACATGATATTCAGATTGTGTGTAACTTTCAGGATTTGGTAGGTTTACTCTCTCCTGAAAGTAACTTGTGTGCTAAAGCAGTGTGAGGAAGCAgtatatgaaaaaataaaagataaaaagTGGACCGTTGACTCAGTAAGCACATAAGATGCAATTGCATCTAATAATGAAAGTAATTGACAACAGTTGAAAATAGTAAAAGTGTGAGATTAAGACAATTTGACAATTGAAACAAGAAGTTGATAGCGTATGGTTTCGAACGCGTTAAAGTATAATATCTTAGAAATAGTTTACTGTATATTACGTAATCTTTTGAATGTCCatatcaatttctttttttaaatattattgaatttaTGAAGATGTGTGATAAATTAAACGAGACTAAACTGTAGTAATGAAGGAAAATAGTATAGGTTTTTTGGATAACGTACACTGACCTAGATCGTCtcaaatttttgtaattttttactTTTGAAATTATAtctacatttttttattatctcatTTTATGGTTACTTGTCTGTCAGATTTTATCTTATTAACTCAGTTTAAAGAGGAAACACAAAGGGTTGTTGCTTTTCGTGATAATATAGATGGATGAGATTcataacaaaaatattattattattgttattataaataCATCACATAATTATATATTAACTATTTGCCTAACTATCTACAATCAGGTGGAACTCAGTGGAACAGTAGCTATTCCAGCTTCTCGTCGTGATCGATATAGTATTCGTCGTTTGGTTTCAGAAAATATTGATTCATCTTATGATTTACAAAACAATGCCAATAATCACAACAATGACACTAGTAGTGATTTTGTAAATCCAATTGACTTTGTAGAGTCTCATAGTGTACCTTCGCCTAAATTACCATTTCTACCTTCGAGATCTCCTGTTTTATGTAGAAATGATATATTacaaaagactgatcaaatcAATCATAATTCAAATGTCGTTGCTAATAATGGAAAACACAATACAAAGTATAGtaatagtactactactactgataataataataatggtaataatgatgatgCACGTACTGATGAATTAATATTTGGTCCAATTTCACTTCATAATAATTCGTATGATTCTGGCATAAGTTTTGATGGGCCATCGTTTGGTAATGTGTTCAAAGCACAACAAAGTATTATTAGTGATCCTGGTTGTGATCCAGTATGTTCAGATTTGGATCAGTCAAATTCTCATTTGAATTCCAGCGAAAGTTCACAACAGCTCAGTAAAGTAAGTTTTTGGAAACTTTTTATTCCAGGAAAAATTATTTCTAAATGCActcattagtaataataataatcgcaATACTATTTTTATCACTTTATTATTCGTTTACATCTTATTCTCAGATATTAGTGTCgtaaaaaattttaaattttcatcAACATTTCGTTTTCAGCTGTTATCTTAGTACATACTTACAGTTAAAGCTGCGCGTTATGATAGCTCAGTTGATCGGTAAGATGCCGTATAACTTGCTCCCCATGTTCCAACTGAATAGTTATTAGAAGACAAAACTGTTAACCATGTCTGGCCAATCGAATGTAACTCTGACGTAAGGAAACACAGTCTAATAGTTGCGACTAAATTATTCTAGACGTCATCTGTAGTTattattctgttttatttttacaaaCACTTCTCGGACCACTCTGTTTATGTTTGAAAACAGCTACTATTTCAGAGCGATCAAACACTCAGTTTCAGCCAGATTACTGCCTATAATATTTGTCTTTGAGGGAGTGGATTGGAGTTTCGTCACGGGTTCAGAAAACTCAGTTGGCTTTTTTTTATCTTGGGTCGCTTATGGTGTAACACGGCATATCTTTGGCAGACAAAAGAGTGTGTATACTGCGATGCAGCTTTATTCTTTCCACTTTACGGGTGTGTAACATGACCTTTAAAATTAAGTTATTCGTAGATTACTAGTATATGATCATACATTCCTACAAGAAATTTCTGGTGTATACTGAGAACACTGTGTCATCAGTACTGAGATTAGATACAGGACATTACGTAAAGATgtcaaatcgattgatgaggcAATAAATATTCAACAGCTGAGATGTACACTCAACCACTTTCTACATATATGTGATATGTTTACTGGTACAGGAGTCGTTTGGAAGAAAGCTAATGGAAACAGAACTAAGACTTGACATCAGTCAATGAAATAATTGCCTCAATTGTTGTTTTGGCCTTGTTCATAGTAATTAACTGTTGGATTTGAGTTGTACATGCTGACACAGACTATCAGGTTGAGGTCCTCGAGATTATCGTAGCCAATCATCGGAGACGTTAGATGTCGcggctcaaaatcgttcgcaATGGCCTAGGTACATCCATTCTTCGTCTTTCCTTAGATATTGAGTTTAAAAATTGTCTCGTGATCTTTCCTACAAATTCATATTTCCTCGAATCCTATTGTTTGTGCCTGATCTTTACTACTATTCTAGATACTGTTTCTACTACTCTAGTATCTCTTTGAGCTGATGGTGTGTCAACCTGAACCGATCCACACGTATCAGGTTCTAAATTAAACATGGCTGATTGAAGAAAGGGCTGGCATAATGTTTGGTTGGTCAAAGTTTCTGTTAAAACTACcgttaaaattactattttaaacaatttatataAGTGTATTTTCCAAATGTATAGTTATCTAAATAACACCGAAAACTCCAGATCtccaagtcagtcagtcagtcggtcagtcagctacaacgtaggaccaggcacatatatgcatcggtccaagttgccatacctcattaacacaacaagttcgacaccggattcataaaagtagttaattcagaggtggtaatatataaaagaaagactacaataaggatatagtacaggaagaaggaattagttcgtagaaagaaagatatgaagcgagtgtatacaccgacgccattgtgatcgattctgagccatgtcaccaagagtctccaaccattagttacgatagtcacgcggaccccaatcaagtagtctgcaatTTAGAAgaactaaaaataattaaagCAATTTATTGCATGTATTTTCTTCTCTCATTATAGTAGTATATCTTCCCCACAAGATTTGGCcagttgttttctattttaaacatgttttttttatatatatagttcGCCTTTAAATTATCTGACAATGAACAGCGAATAACCATAGTGACCATGCATATTTATCGTAAACGTTtgactgaaatatttttaaaattgttaTTGTTCTCGTTATTTCTTAAATTGTCATACATATTGATTATTCGTAAATTTACGTGTATTTACATTTGAACATTATCCACATACATAATACACAGAGTACATAGAATACTATCAGTTATCACAATATCACTTTAAATTCGGTgcattattgtttttttgtcTTACATTATGTTTACATTTCGTGTATATTCTGCTATAATAGTTTATGCATACTGATTTATGTGATATAGAATCTGATATGTATTGAGATAATCTACATTAACAGAAACTTATTAAACAGATTTCTTGACTGTGATATAATGGTCAACCCCACCCCACCTATCCTCTAGAATCTCACAGTTATCAATAGTCCATAACCTTCTCAAATTGGTATTCTCTGTTAATTTGACTGTTTCATATTCAGTCGTACAGTATGTTTGATATATTGAGATAACTGAAAAATCCTTAACTATCCCATTAGATCATATCATACAAGTTCAAAGTAATGTAACCAGATGGATGAATTAAGCAAGCGATTTTCATTTTTAGAAAATCCTAGTGCTACAAACGTTTTTAAAAGACAGTTGATTTCAGAGACCCGGCTATAGTTTGGAAGTATTTACTTAATTgattttctggaaatattttataatttgagAACAACAGGCTATAGAAAATTGTTATAAGTCAGGGTAGGTAGCAGTTTAAAACTTCTCAACGGCGTGAGCCTCTTAATTCCATGTCGAATCGATCCTAGGGGCTTCTCTGTTAGCTAGTCACAAGAGACGTAGAGCCTAGGATAAATGTATATCAATTCATTACACCAACCTTATCAGCTCGAGATAAAATTAAGTTGGATAGTAGTATTCGTAGTAGCGGTGATAGTGAGAAAGACTGAACTTTAAGATCAGGGGTGCTGAGAGTCTCCTTCTGGTAAGTGGGAACCGATGACCTATAAACCTATTCTTGGTCACCAGCTGTCATGGAACCACATCCCCTCACATTGTTTCACTGTCTCGTGGACTAGGCCTCTAGATCAAAGTCTCGGAGGATGACCCCCTTTTTGAGAAACCACTTGCTTCAGTTTGGGGACCTGGACGGTATCCCAGCCTGCACATATATCTGATGGTAACTACTTGTGTGACGCATGTATATttcagtgcccctttgtaccaatgtttatgtgtttttaTGTAAATGCTATGTGGCTGAGTCATTAAATTGAAATCTAACAGTTCACATTACCAACattcaatttgttttattatgatCTTCATTCTCTGTTTGGTTGACCGCACCGATCATGGCTTCCCACTACATATTCAGTAAAGTTATCTCGAAGTTAGTTATTAGTGTGGATATTCAAGTGGTTTTGTTGAGTGTTGTTTAAGTTGgttgaaaatattcaaacaaTTTGTAATTCGGCCAATCTTTGTGTTCttaaagtaaattaattatataCACATGTAACGTTCGCTAATTTCAGTGTTTGGACTAAGGCACCTAACAACAAGTTTGTCTACTGTTTATAATTTTATGCTCTGGAAATTCTCTATAAATGAACATTCGTGTTAATTTTGATTGTACTAGTACTGGTTTGATATTACCTTTAGAACTTGTATTCCTAAACGGGAAGTCATGTGACTTTTTCTGCCAATAAATATCATGATGTGTTTGTCACACTATATGATCAATATGACATTTAGTTTTGTGATTGGTTCACCTACTTATAAATTAGCCTGGATACCATAGAAAAAACTGCAATTTTTTTTAGGTATGACACTTAGTTGTAGTGTGTCAGTTTCCTCTACTGGATGGTATTTTGACTGACGTAAAATGTGTATATCGTTATTGTATCACAGGTCTCCACAAAACAAATGTTTTGCTCATAACCGACTACATAATTAATGTGTACATATTACTTGTTgtctatgtgttcaaattatATTACGAGCTGGCTGATGTTAAAGGTATGCACCAGTGGATTTTGACTCGGTGATTTAAAGGATGTCGTATTCATTACGAGGCCTAAAGTTTGTGGTTTACCGCCGTAAAAATCCctaaactagaatgaaataattgTTATATTCCCTTTTGGTTTTTATTCGATATTTTGTGATGTAACATATCAAGTATGTAATTGAGTTAATAACAAAGCATAGTTGTTTATTAAGCCTAGCGGATGTATGAGTTTTTGAACTTTCGCTCATCTTGAAAAGACGGAGTGATATTCactattttatcaataaaataacaaaGTGTTTTTtccacaattgattggtcactgaatAATGTCCATTTTCATATTTGAATAAAGCGAGAAAGACATAATTCACAGAATAAAGCATAGTGTTTTCAGTTTATGTAGTAAATCTTGTCGTTCTctctttatttaaatttaccAATGGATCTGGAAGTATGAATTGTCGGGTTTTTTAGTCCTTAATTCTGATTGAATCCCATCGACTAAGTCACTAGTCTGAGCGACTCGACTTTGTGTGCTGTGAGTTGAGTTGTTAAATGGTTGGAGGCAGTCATCAGGGAACTATGGACCTAGTTTTTGCTCTAGTTGACATTCGCCAGCAAggcgtacctgtaatcttgaaaaaGACGGTGCTCCCAGTGGGACTCCAACTCACATTGCTCAGCTTCGCAATCTGAGATGTTATCGCTAAGTTCTTCGGATCACTACCAACTACCTGCAATCACCTAAAAATAACGTTTTGTTTACCATAGTAGTTCTAAGTTAATTATCACGGATTTTTTCATTCAAAGTCCAAGTTTACATGTCATTTGATAGTGAATTTCTACTAATCATCGTAGATAAACCTTTATATATCTTGAATTGATAACAGCTGATGTACAATTGAGTTTGTGAACCGATTGAGAACTTGATACCGTTATCAAAACACTTATAAGAAATCAAATAAGTTTTTTCTATCCTTTCAAtgtatttgaatcgacaatcACTTTTGAATGTGGTTGGGAATAAGCTATGATTTTCACGTACACATTTTAAGATGATAAATGTAGAAGTGTGGTAAAAAAGGAATAAATATAGCGGTTAGatagatatggaggatccacctaggggagttggaaaaccctgattccaaaccaatggtgcacatgggtttcaggatcctggagtaaCAAGTGgtgtataaaccaatcgttgatcgccggctaccatgggaatgcatctactgacgttgctccactgccttgtggaccagacctctaggtcaaagtctccgggtgtggccccctaagagaactacctgtttcggttttgtcactcgggcagtatcacagccctcacacaaatcgaatgatttatgtggcgcatatctatttgatgcctccaTGTACCCATGtccatgtgtttaaataaataagtaaaatgttTTCTCGAATTTCCGTGGTATCTTTATTGAAAATTTAACTACACAAACacaagaaatatatttattactaactaCACATGTTTATgttatatattcaataattcatAGGTAAATGAGATGAGTTCACCTTATTTTCGCTAATTTCATTCCTCTTAGTC from Schistosoma haematobium chromosome ZW, whole genome shotgun sequence includes:
- the EEF2K_3 gene encoding Eukaryotic elongation factor 2 kinase, variant 2 (EggNog:ENOG410V8GV~COG:S), translating into MCVLEFINRPEKPLYHLEHFIEGTYRKYNSNSGFVDDLSRNTPQAFSHFTFERSGHRLIVVDIQGVGNLWTDPQIHTFDGKSYGDGNLGIRGMALFFYTHRCNPLCLALSLSAFDLPINEKLSTPFSQLSMEAADNQTENTNGISDNNNVELSGTVAIPASRRDRYSIRRLVSENIDSSYDLQNNANNHNNDTSSDFVNPIDFVESHSVPSPKLPFLPSRSPVLCRNDILQKTDQINHNSNVVANNGKHNTKYSNSTTTTDNNNNGNNDDARTDELIFGPISLHNNSYDSGISFDGPSFGNVFKAQQSIISDPGCDPVCSDLDQSNSHLNSSESSQQLSKVSFWKLFIPGKIISKCTH